A portion of the Calliphora vicina chromosome 5, idCalVici1.1, whole genome shotgun sequence genome contains these proteins:
- the LOC135959742 gene encoding LOW QUALITY PROTEIN: uncharacterized protein LOC135959742 (The sequence of the model RefSeq protein was modified relative to this genomic sequence to represent the inferred CDS: substituted 1 base at 1 genomic stop codon), whose amino-acid sequence MDLKSKLLWLIIPIYMLLVVDELLYTEAFLKSVRIDEIPFALSVKIRNKTRESSLRHPVPDESKNIYAMKRLDQHKSFLKIFNIPYIICFFAAKGKWPFIPPFMQNRVDAAARTLFSQNDSFIKTFCQKWIQIKECFRPLFCKXYIVNCDVETVSNQRCKCANLVANDAPVPVVYFDRDHIGNISLETISNTIEFLQNFLPPPTRKGKRKNRVRSRVDDMDIE is encoded by the exons AtggatttaaaatcaaaacttttatGGTTAATAATACCAATCTATATGCTGCTCGTTGTCGATGAACTACTCTATACAGAAGCATTTTTAAAATCAGTAAGAATCGATGAAATTCCCTTTGCTTTATCTGTGAAAATTCGCAATAAAACTCGCGAAAGTTCATTAAGACATCCCGTGCCGGATGaatcgaaaaatatttatgccatgaaacgtttggatcaacataaAAGTTTTCTAAAAATCTTCAATATTCCAT ATATAATTTGCTTTTTTGCGGCCAAAGGTAAATGGCCGTTCATACCGCCGTTTATGCAAAATCGTGTTGATGCTGCCGCTCGAACACTGTTCAGTCAAAAtgatagttttattaaaacgttTTGTCAGAAATGGATACAGATTAAGGAATGCTTTCGCCCGCTATTTTGTAAGTAGTACATTGTTAATTGTG ATGTGGAAACAGTTTCCAATCAACGCTGTAAATGCGCAAATCTTGTGGCTAATGATGCTCCAGTTCCTGTGGTTTATTTTGATCGTGATCATATAGGAAATATTAGTTTGGAAACAATTTCCAATAccattgagtttttgcaaaattttctgCCACCACCCACCAGAAAAGGCAAACGAAAAAATCGTGTGCGTTCCCGTGTCGATGATATGGATATTGAATGA
- the LOC135961381 gene encoding juvenile hormone esterase-like — protein sequence MSYELQIFIVNAPTLIINETNLNFHYYHQHQHYRKIIDMILKFLLMLIMPLAYTVLSQFIEDRFTSTVCADNAGCMRGRFMRGYKTPLFEAFMGIPYALPPVGDLRFSSPKEYPKWENTLNAFDAKPDCIQKNYLLPTYPVSGSEDCLYLNVYRPVHHHNSKKFPVMIYIYGGGWFSGTANPAITGPEYIMDTEQVILVTFSYRLGAFGFLSTGDANMSGNFGLKDQLLAIKWVQKNIAAFGGDKEKVTLFGQSVGGVSAHMHMLSPQSEGLFQGVIALSGTANVPFAINHKPLEQAINTAELCGIENAKYLSSRELLEKLRAVDVDTLLRAGDGLKFWSVDHITNYRPVIESADIKDAFLTRHPVDILKSGDYKPVPLMMGTVPKEGAVRVVAIMESPELKQSFNKDFYNILQTFLDFPTHFEGQQLVGKMKRILQEYFKGEQELNDNTSQGFLDLVTERGFHHPYYNAIKDYINTMDTKTYPLYLYSFNYTGPYSYSNLYTGGLPSRDYGVVHCDDLIYLFRSPLLFPDFPKDSRHAKALQLFVGNFVHFAQFREPRSNSPLKRCNKATFQRKPETICDYQLFENCSLGTSTNILKTDNRFNVKRMKFWDEILNE from the exons ATGTCTTATGAATTGCAGATATTTATAGTAAATGCTCCCACATTGATTATAAACGAAACAAATTTAA attttcattattatcatcaACATCAGCATTATCGTAAAATTATAGATATGAtcttaaaatttctattaatgTTGATTATGCCTTTGGCCTATACCGTTTTAAGCCAGTTTATTGAGGATCGTTTTACCTCAACTGTGTGTGCAGACAATGCAGGCTGCATGCGCGGTCGTTTTATGCGCGGCTATAAAACACCATTATTTGAGGCCTTTATGGGTATTCCTTATGCCCTGCCACCAGTGGGGGATTTAAGATTTAGT agTCCGAAAGAGTATCCGAAATGGGAAAATACTCTCAATGCTTTTGATGCTAAACCGGATTGCATACAAAAGAATTATTTATTGCCGACGTATCCTGTGTCGGGAAGTGAGgattgtttgtatttaaatgtttatagaCCAGTG CATCATCACAACTCAAAAAAGTTTCCCGTTATGATCTACATTTATGGTGGCGGTTGGTTTAGTGGTACAGCAAATCCTGCCATCACTGGACCCGAATATATTATGGATACCGAACAAGTTATACTGGTAACATTTTCCTATCGTTTAGGAGCTTTTGGATTTCTATCCACAGGCGATGCCAATATGTCCGGTaattttggtttaaaagatCAACTTTTGGCCATAAAATGGGTACAAAAGAATATAGCGGCTTTTGGTGGCGATAAGGAAAAGGTAACATTATTTGGGCAAAGTGTAGGAGGTGTATCGGCTCACATGCATATGTTAAGTCCTCAGTCGGAGGGTTTATTTCAGGGAGTAATTGCTTTAAGTGGCACAGCAAATGTGCCCTTCGCCATAAATCATAAACCCCTGGAACAAGCCATAAACACAGCCGAATTGTGTGGCATTGAAAATGCTAAATATTTAAGTAGCAGAGAATTATTGGAAAAATTAAGAGCTGTAGATGTTGATACATTGTTAAGAGCAGGAGATGGCCTAAAATTTTGGAGTGTAGATCATATAACGAATTATAGGCCGGTAATAGAGTCGGCAGACATTAAAGATGCCTTCCTAACCCGGCATCCCGTAGACATTTTAAAGAGTGGAGACTATAAGCCAGTGCCTTTAATGATGGGTACAGTGCCCAAAGAAGGAGCTGTAAGAGTGGTGGCCATTATGGAGTCACCAGAATTAAAACAGTCTTTCAACAAagatttctacaatattttgcaaacatttttggattttccTACCCACTTTGAGGGTCAACAATTGGTGGGGAAAATGAAAAGAATTTTACAGGAATATTTTAAAGGTGAACAGGAATTAAATGATAACACTAGTCAAGGATTTTTAGAT CTGGTAACTGAACGTGGCTTTCACCATCCCTACTACAATGCCATCAAAGACTATATCAATACCATGGATACAAAAACCTatcctttatatttatatagtttCAATTATACGGGTCCTTACTCATACTCCAATCTCTATACTGGAGGTTTGCCTTCCCGAGATTATGGTGTAGTACACTGTGATGATCTTATCTATTTATTTAGATCTCCTTTGTTGTTTCCCGACTTTCCTAAAGATTCTCGACATGCCAAAGCTTTACAATTATTTGTAGGCAATTTTGTGCATTTTGCTCAATTTCG AGAACCCCGATCGAATTCTCCCCTGAAAAGGTGCAATAAAGCTACATTTCAACGTAAACCTGAAACCATCTGTGACTATCAGCTGTTTGAAAATTGCAGTTTGGGGACCtccacaaatattttaaagactGACAATAGATTCAATGTGAAGCGCATGAAGTTTTGGGATGAAATCTTAAATGAATGA